The Wansuia hejianensis genomic interval GGCCGGAGCGTCGCCGCGAATTTGAAAAATTTATGGGAGAGCGGGGGATCTGCTGGGAAGATATCAGAGAGCTGTATTTATAACCATATTGGTTTTGGCAGTGCGCTCCTGGCCGGATACGTTGATGGTGATGCAAGATCAACAGAGGAAAACCAAGAAAAAGAGGGACTATGAAAGGAGAGAGCGCGTATATTATGAAATCAGATAGACAGATGTTCTGTCAGAGTGGGGGGTGTACGGCCAAGCTGGGGCCGGGCGCACTGTCACATGTGCTGGAAAAGCTGCCGAGGAAACAGGATCCGGATCTGCTGGTGGGATATGATCACTCCGATGACGCCGCGGTTTACAGGATATCTGACACTACGGCGCTGGTACAGACGCTGGATTTTTTTCCTCCGATGGTGGAGGACCCTTATCTGTTCGGGCAGATAGCGGCGGCCAATGCCCTCAGTGATATTTACGCCATGGGAGGGGAGGTGCTGACGGCGCTGAACATTGTCTGTTTTCCGGAAAATATGGATTTGAACATTCTGGGGCAGATTCTGGCAGGCGGTAATGAAAAGGTACGGGAGGGCGGCGGCGTGCTGGCCGGAGGCCATACGATCATGGATGAAGGAATTAAATACGGCCTGTCAGTCTGCGGCAGAGTTCATCCGGACAGGATTCTGACGAATCATGATTGTGAGGCAGGAGACACCCTGCTTCTTACAAAGCCTTTGGGCGTAGGCCTCACCTGCACGGCGGCCCGGATGGAGACGGTTTCCGGACCGGATCTGGAGCTGGCGCTGGAATCCATGCGGACTCTGAACAGGAAGGCTTCAGAGGTCATCCGGAAATACCATACCCATGCCTGCACAGATGTGACAGGCTTTGGATTCCTGGGGCATCTCTGTGAGATGATGGGCGGCCGCCTGACCGCTGTCATCGATCAGGAGAAGATCCCGCGGATACCGGGGAGTGAATCATACGCGGAAGAGTTCTACCTGACAGCGGCGGCTCAGAGGAACAGGAACCATCTGCAGGGACGGGTCTCGTTTCAGGACTGCACGTTTGCTATGGAGGAGCTGCTCTTTGATCCTCAGACCTCAGGCGGCCTGCTGGTGAGCATGGCGGCGGAGGATGCCGGACGGGCGCTGAAGGAGCTGTCGGCACTTGGCCTTCCCTGCGGGATCGTTGGGAAAGTGACCGGCCGGACTGAAAAGGAAGTAATTGTAAGATGAGGCGTCAGGATTTTGTGGAACAGTATTTTCAGGATAAAATTGACTGGGCAGGATGAAACGGAATGACGCTGTACAGGAGGTAAGAACAATGATAGAACTGGATGAAAGAGGAAAACCGTGTCCCCTTCCGGTGGTGGAAGCAAAACGGGCAATGGAGGCGGCTCCGGCGGGCGAAGCGGTGAGCGTAATCGTTGACAATGAAATAGCGGTACAGAACCTGAAGAAGCTGGCGGGGCAAAAAGGCTGGGGATTTTCCGCCGGACAAACAGGAAACGGATGTTATCAGGCCTGTCTGAGCCGTAAAGGCAGCGCGGCCATTCATACCGGGGCAGAGGATGGGCAGAGGGATCACGAGACGGCCCCGGAACCGGAAGGAAGTTCGGATATCCCTGCATGCGGCTGTTCTGGCGGCGCTGTGGCAGTTATCAGTTCCGACTGTATGGGAAGCGGCGATGAAAGGCTTGGAAAGCTTTTGATGAAAGGTTTCCTTTTTGCACTGACCAGCCAGGAGAGAAAGCCGTCGGCTGTATTATTTTACAACCGGGGGGCGTTTCTGACCTGCAGCGGTTCGGACTCTCTGGAAGATATAAGGAAGCTGGAGAAAAGCGGCGTGGAGATCCTGACCTGCGGAACGTGTCTGGATTTTTATGGAATCAAGGATCAACTGGCTGTGGGGCAGGTGACGAATATGTATGAAATTACAGAAAAACAGATGAACGCCGCATTGATTGTACGGCCGTGAGGAGCTTGTGATGACGCGCAAGGAACAATTGGTGATTGTCCGGGGAGGCGGGGATATCGCTACCGGAACGATTTATAAATTAATGGAATGCGGGTACCCGGTGCTGGTGCTGGAGACAGAGAGGCCGTCGGCGATCCGGCGGCTTGCCGCCTTTTCGGAGGCAGCTTATGAAGGGGTGAGCCAGGTGGAGGGCCATACCTGCCGCCTGGCTGCGGGCTATGAGGAGGCGAAAGCAATCCTTGCCCGGGGAGAGGCGGCCATGCTGACGGATCCGGATTGCAGGGTGCTGGAGCAGGTACGGCCTTTTGCGCTGGTGGACGCGATTCTTGCCAAACGGAATCTGGGGACGGACAGGAGCATGTCCGGGATTACCATCGCCCTGGGGCCAGGCTTCAGGGCCGGGGAAGACGTGGATGTAGTCATAGAAACCATGCGGGGTCATGATCTTGGCCGGGTGATCCATGAAGGCAGCGCTCTTCCGGACACGGGTACGCCGGGGCTGATTATGGGCTGCGGGCGGGAACGGGTCATTCATGCGCCTGCAAACGGAATTCTACAGTCCTGCCGCAGGATCGGCGATCTGGTGGAAGAGGGAGAGACGCTGGCCTGGATTTTGGGAGAGGACGGAACCCGGACTGAGGTGAAAGCCACTCTCACAGGGCTTCTCAGGGGAATTCTCCGCGATGCTTACAGGGTCACAAAGGGATTTAAGATGGCGGATATTGATCCGAGGAAAGACGAATACCAGAATTGCTTTACCATATCGGATAAGGCCCGCTGCATCGCGGGGGGCGTTCTGGAAGGAATACTCTGCATGGAGAGGAGGAACGGCGCAGGTGATCTATCTTGATAATGCCGCCACCAGCTATTACCGTCCCCCGCAGGTGGCTCAGGCTGTGGCAGAAGCGATGGAGTCAATGGGAAACAGTGCCCGGGGGAGCTGTGAGCCGTCCATGAGGGCGGCACGCATGATCTTCAGAGTGCGCAGCATGGTGAACCGCCTGTTCCACGGCAGCGGCCCGGAACAGACCGTATTTACCGGTAATGTTACAGAGAGTCTGAATGTTGCCATCAAAGGACTTCTGAAGCCCGGTGATCTGGCTGTTACCACGGTGCTGGATCATAACAGCGTCCTTCGCCCTCTGTATGAGATGGAGCGGCTCGGCGTCCGTCTGAGGATTGCAGGCTGTGATTCACGGGGGACGGTAGACTACGAAGGGATAGAAAAAGGCATCCGGGCCGGGGCCAGGGCTGTGGTCTGCACCCACGCTTCTAATTTGACCGGAAATGTAGTGGATATTCGAAGGATCGGGAAGCTCTGCCGGGAGCAGGGAACGCTGTTTGTGGTTGACGCTGCCCAGACGGCCGGAGAATTCCCTATTGATATGGAAAAGGACTGTATAGATGTGCTGTGTTTTACCGGGCATAAAAGCCTGATGGGCCCTCAGGGAACGGGCGGTCTCTGTGTGCGGAGAGGAGTGGAGATCCGTCCGCTGATCAGCGGGGGAAGCGGGATCAGGACCTTTGACCGGGGGCAGCCGCCGGATATGCCGGAATCGCTGGAGGCCGGAACCCTGAACGGCCATGGTCTGGCCGGCCTGAAGGCGGCCCTGGAATATCTGGAGGACCAGGGAATAGAAAAATTGACGAAGAGGAAGCAGGAGCTGGCCTGGGAATTCTACCGGGGGGCGGTGCAGCTTCCTGGAATTAGAGTTTACGGAGATTTTACAGGGCCGGACAGGGCGCCTGTTGTGGCTTTGAATGTGGCGGAAGAGGATTCGGGGAAGGTGAGTGGTTACCTGGCGGAAAGATTTGGTATCTGTACCAGAAGCGGCGGACATTGCGCGCCGCTGATGCACAGAGCCCTGGGAACTGAAATACAGGGAGCGGTCAGGTTCAGTTTTTCTCATTTCAATACAGAGGAGGATGTTCAGGAAGCCCTGGCGGCGCTCGGTAAATATGAGGAGGAAATGATGTGACGGCAGAAATCTGGTCTTTTGTAGGGGCAGGCGGGAAAACCACCAGCATATTCCAAATTGCCCGTCAGATGTGTGAAAAGGGGCTGCGGGTTCTGATCACCACGACCACGCATATGGCAGCGGGGGACCGGGGGCTTTGCCGGATGGAGTCAGCTTTGGAGCTTCTGACGGATGTCAGCGGCAGGGGGGCGCTGATCGCAGAGCGCATGGCTCCGGGCAGGGCGGTGCTTGCCGGATGCCTTCTGACGGAAAGAGACAGGATGGATGCACGCGGCGGGAAACAGGAGTGCTCCGGCCGTGACGTGGCAGCCAGTGATAAGATCGGCCCGTTGCCCGAACAGGAGTTTCGCAGCGCGGCAGAGGCAGCAGACGTGGTTCTGGTTGAAGCAGACGGCTCCCGCCGGATGCCCTTCAAGGCTCCGGGCGAAAGGGAGCCTGTACCCCATGAGAAAAGCAACAGAATTTTTATAATCGCCGGGCTATCGGCACTGGGGTTTCCGGTCTGCCGGGCCTGTCACCGGCCGAAGCTGGTGTGTGAGATCACAGGAAGGCCGGAAACCTCCGTTTTGACTACACGGGATATGGCCTGCGTGCTGTACCATGGCTACATCAGGCCTATGCGCCTGAAGTTTCCCGGGGCTCCGCTGACGGTTCTTCTGAATCAGGCCGACGGGCCAGAGCGTCAGGAAGCAGGCAG includes:
- a CDS encoding aminotransferase class V-fold PLP-dependent enzyme, which produces MIYLDNAATSYYRPPQVAQAVAEAMESMGNSARGSCEPSMRAARMIFRVRSMVNRLFHGSGPEQTVFTGNVTESLNVAIKGLLKPGDLAVTTVLDHNSVLRPLYEMERLGVRLRIAGCDSRGTVDYEGIEKGIRAGARAVVCTHASNLTGNVVDIRRIGKLCREQGTLFVVDAAQTAGEFPIDMEKDCIDVLCFTGHKSLMGPQGTGGLCVRRGVEIRPLISGGSGIRTFDRGQPPDMPESLEAGTLNGHGLAGLKAALEYLEDQGIEKLTKRKQELAWEFYRGAVQLPGIRVYGDFTGPDRAPVVALNVAEEDSGKVSGYLAERFGICTRSGGHCAPLMHRALGTEIQGAVRFSFSHFNTEEDVQEALAALGKYEEEMM
- the yqeC gene encoding selenium cofactor biosynthesis protein YqeC, which produces MTAEIWSFVGAGGKTTSIFQIARQMCEKGLRVLITTTTHMAAGDRGLCRMESALELLTDVSGRGALIAERMAPGRAVLAGCLLTERDRMDARGGKQECSGRDVAASDKIGPLPEQEFRSAAEAADVVLVEADGSRRMPFKAPGEREPVPHEKSNRIFIIAGLSALGFPVCRACHRPKLVCEITGRPETSVLTTRDMACVLYHGYIRPMRLKFPGAPLTVLLNQADGPERQEAGRDAGCRLKSLLGSGEAPVEIWLNSWAGPLKGERL
- the yedF gene encoding sulfurtransferase-like selenium metabolism protein YedF, whose protein sequence is MIELDERGKPCPLPVVEAKRAMEAAPAGEAVSVIVDNEIAVQNLKKLAGQKGWGFSAGQTGNGCYQACLSRKGSAAIHTGAEDGQRDHETAPEPEGSSDIPACGCSGGAVAVISSDCMGSGDERLGKLLMKGFLFALTSQERKPSAVLFYNRGAFLTCSGSDSLEDIRKLEKSGVEILTCGTCLDFYGIKDQLAVGQVTNMYEITEKQMNAALIVRP
- the yqeB gene encoding selenium-dependent molybdenum cofactor biosynthesis protein YqeB, whose translation is MTRKEQLVIVRGGGDIATGTIYKLMECGYPVLVLETERPSAIRRLAAFSEAAYEGVSQVEGHTCRLAAGYEEAKAILARGEAAMLTDPDCRVLEQVRPFALVDAILAKRNLGTDRSMSGITIALGPGFRAGEDVDVVIETMRGHDLGRVIHEGSALPDTGTPGLIMGCGRERVIHAPANGILQSCRRIGDLVEEGETLAWILGEDGTRTEVKATLTGLLRGILRDAYRVTKGFKMADIDPRKDEYQNCFTISDKARCIAGGVLEGILCMERRNGAGDLS
- the selD gene encoding selenide, water dikinase SelD; translated protein: MKSDRQMFCQSGGCTAKLGPGALSHVLEKLPRKQDPDLLVGYDHSDDAAVYRISDTTALVQTLDFFPPMVEDPYLFGQIAAANALSDIYAMGGEVLTALNIVCFPENMDLNILGQILAGGNEKVREGGGVLAGGHTIMDEGIKYGLSVCGRVHPDRILTNHDCEAGDTLLLTKPLGVGLTCTAARMETVSGPDLELALESMRTLNRKASEVIRKYHTHACTDVTGFGFLGHLCEMMGGRLTAVIDQEKIPRIPGSESYAEEFYLTAAAQRNRNHLQGRVSFQDCTFAMEELLFDPQTSGGLLVSMAAEDAGRALKELSALGLPCGIVGKVTGRTEKEVIVR